A single region of the Tachyglossus aculeatus isolate mTacAcu1 chromosome X1, mTacAcu1.pri, whole genome shotgun sequence genome encodes:
- the RRAD gene encoding GTP-binding protein RAD, producing the protein MTLNRGDKLRWLDKRRGSTPLAAQHQLHRRSMPVDERDLQAALPPGPAPAPAAAPAPGELAAGRPPRDGWASDSSGSLASSASEADGRLYKVILLGEHGVGKTSLARIFGGVDDGPDADAAGNTYDRSIMVDGEEASLVVFDIWEQDEGQWLPSHCMKMGDAYVIVYSVTDKVSFEKASELRIQLRRARQTEDIPIILVGNKSDLVRSREVSVDEGRACAVVFDCKFIETSAALHHNVQDLFEGIVRQIRLRRDSKEDNARRMANTKRRESIGKRAKRFLGRIVAKNNKKMAFKAKSKSCHDLSVL; encoded by the exons ATGACTCTGAACCGCGGGGACAAGTTGCGCTGGCTGGACAAGCGGCGCGGGAGCACGCCGCTGGCCGCCCAGCACCAGCTGCACCGGCGCAGCATGCCGGTGGACGAGCGGGACCTGCAAGCGGCgctgccccccggcccggcccccgcccccgccgccgcccccgccccgggcgagctggcggccggccggccccccCGGGACGGCTGGGCCTCCGACTCGTCCGGCTCCCTCGCCTCCTCGGCCAGCGAGGCGGACGGCCGCCTCTACAAGGTCATCCTGCTGGGCGAGCACGGCGTGGGCAAGACCAGCCTGGCGCGCATCTTCGGCGGGGTCGACGACGGCCCCGACGCCGACGCCGCGG GGAACACTTACGACCGGTCGATCATGGTAGATGGGGAAGAAGCCTCTCTTGTGGTGTTTGACATTTGGGAGCAG GATGAGGGTCAGTGGCTTCCCAGCCACTGCATGAAGATGGGAGATGCCTACGTCATTGTATACTCGGTCACCGACAAGGTCAGCTTCGAGAAGGCCTCGGAACTGAGGATCCAGCTACGGCGGGCGCGGCAGACGGAAGACATTCCTATCATCCTGGTGGGCAACAAGAGCGACCTTGTCAGGTCCCGAGAGGTGTCCGTGGACG agGGCCGGGCCTGCGCCGTGGTGTTTGACTGCAAGTTCATCGAGACCTCGGCGGCCCTCCACCACAACGTGCAGGATCTGTTTGAGGGCATCGTGCGGCAGATCCGGCTCCGCAGAGACAGCAAAGAGGACAACGCCCGGAGGATGGCCAACACGAAGCGGAGGGAAAGCATCGGCAAGAGGGCTAAGCGTTTCCTAGGGAGAATTGTGGCCAAGAACAATAAGAAAATGGCCTTCAAGGCGAAGTCCAAGTCCTGTCACGACTTGTCTGTGCTCTAG